Part of the Subtercola frigoramans genome, TCGAATGGTATGAGTTCTTCCTCTATGCCACAGCAGCAAGCCTGGTGTTCGGAAAGTTCTTCTTCCCGAATGCGAACACTCCGCTCGACGGCATCATCGCAGCGTTCATCACCTACGCCGTCGGGTTCATCGCCCGCCCGCTCGGCGGGATCGTGTTCGGCCAGATCGGCGACAAACTCGGCCGCAAGCAGACCCTGCAGGCGACGATCATCCTGATCGGAGTCTCGACCTTCCTGATGGGCTGCCTTCCCGGCTTCAACAACGTCGGGTACTGGGCACCGGCCATGCTCGTCGTGCTGCGGTTCGTGCAGGGCTTCGCGATCGGTGGGGAATGGGGAGGCGCCGTGCTGCTGGTCGCAGAGCACAGCCCCGACAAGTCGCGTGCCTTCTGGTCGAGCTGGCCGCAGGCCGCAGTCCCGGTCGGGAACCTCCTGGCAACCCTGGTGCTGCTGATCATGTCGTGGATCCTGCCCGGCGACCAGTTCCTCAGCTGGGGCTGGCGCGTGGCCTTCTGGCTCTCGGCTGTGATCGTGTTCGTCGGCTACTACATTCGTACACACGTCACTGAAGCCCCGATCTTTCTCGAGGCACGTGCCAAGGCCGAGGCTGAGAAGACGGCCAGCTATGGTGTCAAGGAGGTCGTTCGCAAGTACCCCAAGGGCGTGCTGCAGGCCATGGGACTGCGTTTTGCCGAGAACATCCTCTACTACATCATCGTGAGCTTCACGATCGTCTACCTCGTGGCCGTGCACAAGTACAACACGAGCCAGTTGCTGCTCGCCCTGCTCATCGCCCACGCCGTGCACTTCGCCGTGATCCCGCAGGTCGGGCGCCTCGCTGACCGGATCGGCCGCAAGCCGGTGTACTTCGCCGGTGCCGTGCTCGGAGCCACCTGGGCGTTCTTCGCCTTCCCGATGTTCGACACGCAGAACCCGGCGATCATCGTCTTCGCGGTGACGATCGGGCTCTGCTTCCACGCCCTGATGTACGCCGGCCAGCCGGCGATCATGGCCGAGATGTTCCCGACCCGCATGCGTTACTCCGGCGTCTCTCTCGGCTACCAGCTGACGTCGATCCTTGCCGGGTCGCTGGCTCCGATTATCGCGACGGCGCTGCTCCAGCAGTACCACTCCTGGGTGCCGGTGGCGATCTACATCGTGATCGCCTGCATCATCACGGGCATCACGGTTCTCACGCTGCGCGAGACCAAGGGCGCCTCTCTCCGGGAGATTGACGCCGAAGATGCCCGCAAGCACAACCTCGAGACGGCAGACGTCTAGAACGCACAACGAGGAAGAACAGAGAGCCCGGCCGTTCCACGTGGAACGGCCGGGCTCATCTGTCGCGGCTCGGTGCAGGCGGTGGTAGGTGAAGGCGAACGCCCGCGATCGCGTCTACGCGAAGATGCGGAAGTTCGCGGAGATGCGGTTGACCGGGGTGTAGAGCGCAAACAGCGGAACGATCATCCGCAGCGTATAGGTGAAGACGAGAATCTCGTTGAGGTCGACGATCGCGAAGAGGGCGATGGCGATGACGCCGAAGAAGAGCGCCCTCACGGCCGTGCGCACCCAGTCGATGAAGAGCATCGAGAAGCCGACCGAGGCGAGAACCAGCGCAGTGTCGATGACGAAGTTGTTTGCAGCGGAGTCGGTCACGAGTGGTGAGATGCTCCAGAGCACGATCGCGACGGCCCACATGAGCACGGTCGTGAAGACGGCGATCGGGCGCGGAAGCGCCTTTCCGGGGGACCTGTCGATGATGTTGTCTGACATGAACTCTGACTCCTCGTTCGTCGCTTTGTGCCCAGCGCTGTGTTAAGACTAGAGCCTGCGCACGGTGGAGTGTGCGGCCAGGCTGCGGAGTGTGCCCGATGGCTGCCCCTGAGGCCCGTCTGTGTTGGCCACTATGCTGGCAATCGACCGATCCGCGCGCGCCACGACAAGGGGATATCTTCATGGAACCGATCAGCTTTCTGCTCAGCATTCTGTATCTGATCATCTTCGTCGCGACGATCGTGTCGATCGTGCGAAACCCGAACCATGGTGCGCTGGGCAAGTTCGTTTGGATCCTGG contains:
- a CDS encoding MFS transporter, with amino-acid sequence MVAASMVGTVVEWYEFFLYATAASLVFGKFFFPNANTPLDGIIAAFITYAVGFIARPLGGIVFGQIGDKLGRKQTLQATIILIGVSTFLMGCLPGFNNVGYWAPAMLVVLRFVQGFAIGGEWGGAVLLVAEHSPDKSRAFWSSWPQAAVPVGNLLATLVLLIMSWILPGDQFLSWGWRVAFWLSAVIVFVGYYIRTHVTEAPIFLEARAKAEAEKTASYGVKEVVRKYPKGVLQAMGLRFAENILYYIIVSFTIVYLVAVHKYNTSQLLLALLIAHAVHFAVIPQVGRLADRIGRKPVYFAGAVLGATWAFFAFPMFDTQNPAIIVFAVTIGLCFHALMYAGQPAIMAEMFPTRMRYSGVSLGYQLTSILAGSLAPIIATALLQQYHSWVPVAIYIVIACIITGITVLTLRETKGASLREIDAEDARKHNLETADV
- a CDS encoding PLDc N-terminal domain-containing protein, translated to MEPISFLLSILYLIIFVATIVSIVRNPNHGALGKFVWILVAFFLSVVGTILWLIFGRGRVGR